In Thioclava electrotropha, a single window of DNA contains:
- the tnpA gene encoding IS66-like element accessory protein TnpA, which produces MRGEVLGIERRRRWDDEMKLAIVSAVGIDGATVTQVAQRHEVTRQQIYAWRHELKRKGLWSPETGVLFLPAGMVPAMDLTVVEDRTTATTPVVWVELRLVKGRVLRFESNIDDAALSRLVRAVDAA; this is translated from the coding sequence ATGCGGGGCGAGGTTTTGGGTATTGAGCGCCGCCGGCGTTGGGACGACGAGATGAAGCTGGCGATCGTGAGCGCGGTGGGGATCGACGGCGCGACGGTGACCCAGGTTGCGCAACGGCACGAGGTGACGCGTCAGCAGATTTACGCGTGGCGTCACGAGCTGAAGCGGAAGGGGTTGTGGTCACCCGAGACGGGCGTGCTGTTCCTGCCCGCCGGCATGGTGCCCGCGATGGACCTGACGGTGGTTGAGGATCGAACCACAGCTACCACTCCCGTAGTCTGGGTTGAGTTGCGGCTTGTGAAGGGCCGCGTGCTCCGGTTCGAGAGCAACATCGACGATGCAGCGCTGTCCCGCTTGGTTCGCGCGGTGGATGCCGCATGA
- the tnpB gene encoding IS66 family insertion sequence element accessory protein TnpB (TnpB, as the term is used for proteins encoded by IS66 family insertion elements, is considered an accessory protein, since TnpC, encoded by a neighboring gene, is a DDE family transposase.): MIGPGTGVRVYLACGTTDMRKGIGGLAALAQDVLRQKPTGGAVFAFRGRKGDRLKLLYWDGQGFCLYYKVLERGRFPWPNTSSGAVRLTSAQLAMLWEGIDWRRPDWGAPPARVG; the protein is encoded by the coding sequence ATGATCGGGCCGGGGACCGGGGTGCGGGTGTATCTGGCCTGCGGGACGACGGATATGCGCAAGGGGATCGGTGGGTTGGCGGCGCTGGCGCAAGACGTGCTGCGCCAGAAGCCGACCGGCGGTGCAGTCTTTGCCTTCCGGGGCCGCAAGGGGGATCGGCTGAAGCTGCTTTACTGGGACGGCCAGGGGTTCTGTCTTTACTACAAGGTCCTCGAGCGTGGGCGCTTTCCCTGGCCGAACACCAGCTCGGGGGCGGTGCGACTGACCTCGGCGCAGCTGGCGATGTTGTGGGAAGGGATTGATTGGCGGCGGCCAGATTGGGGCGCTCCACCGGCCCGTGTCGGGTGA